A single region of the Oenococcus kitaharae DSM 17330 genome encodes:
- the rpsR gene encoding 30S ribosomal protein S18 yields MPEEHSNQRTQTFNGERTNRPSRTPRGDGDRRGRRQGGRRRVDYLAVNHIEYVDYKDTELLQRFIADNGKILPRRITGTSSKNQRKIAIAVKRARIMALLPFVANN; encoded by the coding sequence ATGCCTGAAGAACATTCAAACCAAAGAACTCAGACTTTTAATGGCGAGCGGACAAACCGTCCTAGCCGTACTCCTCGTGGAGACGGTGATCGCCGCGGCCGTCGTCAAGGTGGCCGTCGTCGTGTCGATTACCTCGCTGTCAATCACATTGAATATGTCGACTATAAAGATACTGAGTTATTGCAGCGTTTCATTGCTGACAATGGTAAAATTTTGCCGCGCCGGATTACCGGCACTAGTTCAAAAAATCAGCGTAAAATTGCAATTGCAGTTAAGCGTGCGCGCATCATGGCTTTACTGCCATTCGTTGCTAACAACTGA
- a CDS encoding MBL fold metallo-hydrolase: MTTEVTFLNGLNTIGGNIVSFTNGKTRIIMDFGVPSDPRDGDSTSDLIQQGILPNTPELFDAKAQQLFDHQAIFISHLHIDHIGALKFLKAELPIYMTTDSKKLYEDLIASGDEAAVANLQAVDYEQPVKVGPFSISFFKSDHDIIGASAIRVVDDEGHIFVYSGDVRYNGPDPQSVAHWAKSVANPQADLFLLEGTSFSFDDEKGDHAEKIVPDVEGSLVELFSDKLSSNHLLVINPYPRNVARLYALEQAAREFGRPIVWEKFYADLLKQFYSQTHPLTLGKEVDLSEIIAYPENYVLQNSFQNLDNLADFYQPIFLQMNGEPLGDYDPRYRVQQEKLQKFAAEFIYAGASGHAVKSDLIKIAQQVKAKLTVPWHSFKPETEARVLEEAGLRVKLPHKNETMVFN; the protein is encoded by the coding sequence ATGACAACTGAAGTAACTTTTTTAAATGGACTTAATACAATTGGCGGAAATATTGTCAGTTTTACGAATGGAAAAACACGTATAATCATGGATTTTGGTGTTCCCAGCGACCCCAGAGACGGTGATTCAACATCTGATTTAATCCAGCAAGGAATATTACCAAACACGCCGGAATTATTTGATGCAAAGGCGCAGCAGCTTTTTGATCATCAAGCTATTTTTATTTCGCATTTGCATATCGACCATATTGGCGCTTTAAAATTTTTAAAAGCCGAGCTGCCAATATATATGACAACCGATTCAAAAAAATTGTACGAGGATTTAATCGCTAGTGGTGATGAAGCGGCTGTAGCTAATCTGCAAGCTGTTGATTATGAACAACCGGTCAAAGTTGGACCTTTTTCGATTAGCTTTTTTAAATCGGATCACGATATTATTGGTGCCAGTGCCATAAGAGTGGTTGATGATGAAGGACATATCTTCGTTTATTCTGGGGATGTGCGTTATAATGGCCCAGATCCTCAGAGTGTTGCACATTGGGCAAAGTCTGTAGCCAATCCCCAAGCGGATCTATTTTTGCTGGAGGGCACTAGTTTTTCTTTTGATGATGAAAAAGGTGATCACGCAGAAAAGATTGTTCCCGATGTTGAAGGCAGTCTGGTCGAGCTGTTTTCTGACAAACTTTCCTCTAACCACTTGCTGGTAATCAATCCCTATCCTCGGAATGTGGCGCGTTTGTATGCCTTGGAACAGGCGGCTCGGGAATTTGGACGGCCAATTGTATGGGAGAAATTCTATGCCGATCTATTGAAGCAATTTTATTCCCAGACACACCCATTAACACTTGGCAAAGAGGTTGATTTATCTGAAATAATCGCATATCCGGAAAATTATGTGCTGCAAAATAGTTTTCAGAATTTAGATAATCTAGCCGATTTTTATCAGCCGATATTTTTGCAGATGAATGGTGAACCGCTGGGCGATTATGATCCGCGATATCGCGTGCAGCAGGAAAAATTGCAAAAGTTTGCTGCAGAATTTATCTACGCTGGTGCATCGGGGCACGCTGTTAAATCTGATTTAATCAAAATTGCTCAGCAGGTCAAAGCAAAATTAACAGTTCCCTGGCATTCATTTAAGCCTGAAACAGAGGCTCGCGTGCTAGAAGAAGCTGGACTTCGAGTCAAACTGCCGCATAAAAACGAAACGATGGTTTTTAACTAA
- a CDS encoding ABC transporter substrate-binding protein: MKKVKIFGMATLALFGSTTAISAVAPVAASAARTKVVLWDGMTGPYAKALDKIVKGYNRSQSKYTVVRQSQGNYAALNQKIMAAAKSRTLPDMAQATYTQVPDYQKENLVSPLDSYMLKGSDKISKAQLKNIYPGFISSSKWQGKYYSIPFSKSVRVMLVNQDLLKQLGFSTPQSWNDLEKIAKAAKAKGDAGIGFDASFDMELEGMSTAAGNKFVSKNLKVNFAKPKVLKAANTIYDMLQNGEAWTAGADVYGTNRFAEGKTAVYFSSSAGVTISASTVKKFKLGTAVFPSYQGKRATEFAGNDIVMMNNGKKHQAGVWSFMKYLLKNKTTEQWAESTGYLPLTKKARNSASYKSYLKKNPLFKAAADSLPYGFQATAFSGYNDYRNKMLTAIDAVTAKKESPSKVFPATAKEMKTIISDNK, translated from the coding sequence ATGAAGAAAGTTAAAATATTTGGCATGGCCACTTTGGCTTTGTTTGGAAGTACAACGGCAATTAGCGCGGTTGCCCCGGTCGCAGCCAGTGCGGCTAGAACAAAGGTCGTACTTTGGGATGGTATGACCGGTCCTTATGCCAAGGCTTTAGACAAGATTGTGAAGGGTTACAATCGTTCTCAATCTAAGTACACAGTTGTTCGCCAATCGCAAGGGAACTATGCAGCTTTAAATCAGAAAATTATGGCTGCGGCCAAGTCGAGAACCTTACCAGACATGGCTCAAGCTACTTATACACAAGTGCCTGATTATCAAAAAGAAAATCTTGTTTCGCCTCTAGACAGCTATATGCTGAAGGGCAGCGACAAAATTTCAAAAGCACAATTGAAAAATATTTATCCTGGTTTTATTTCATCTTCTAAATGGCAGGGTAAATATTATTCAATACCTTTCTCTAAATCGGTTCGTGTCATGCTTGTGAACCAGGATCTGCTCAAGCAATTAGGATTCTCGACACCGCAAAGCTGGAATGACTTGGAAAAGATTGCGAAGGCTGCCAAGGCCAAGGGCGATGCCGGAATTGGATTTGATGCTTCCTTTGATATGGAACTTGAAGGTATGTCCACAGCAGCTGGAAATAAGTTCGTTTCCAAAAATTTGAAAGTCAATTTTGCTAAGCCGAAAGTCCTCAAAGCAGCCAATACTATTTACGACATGCTGCAAAATGGCGAAGCTTGGACTGCCGGTGCTGACGTATATGGTACAAATCGTTTTGCTGAAGGTAAGACGGCTGTCTACTTCTCTAGTTCAGCCGGAGTCACAATTTCTGCTTCCACAGTGAAGAAGTTCAAGCTGGGTACAGCAGTGTTTCCTAGCTATCAAGGAAAACGTGCAACTGAATTTGCCGGTAACGATATCGTGATGATGAATAACGGCAAAAAGCATCAAGCTGGTGTTTGGTCCTTTATGAAGTATCTGTTGAAAAACAAGACTACGGAACAATGGGCTGAATCAACTGGTTATCTGCCTCTGACAAAGAAGGCACGCAACTCTGCCTCTTATAAGAGTTATTTGAAAAAGAACCCGCTTTTCAAAGCTGCTGCTGACTCATTGCCATACGGCTTCCAAGCTACGGCCTTTTCTGGGTATAACGACTACCGGAATAAGATGCTGACAGCGATTGATGCAGTGACTGCTAAAAAAGAATCCCCATCCAAGGTATTCCCAGCCACAGCTAAAGAAATGAAAACAATTATTTCAGACAACAAGTAA
- a CDS encoding carbohydrate ABC transporter permease, with the protein MMNAKQTWKGSIKGWLYILPMLIGIAIFSIYPILKSFSMSFYTDYQFLTDTVLARGWGNFTYLFSDGDFHLAVVNTLIYVAGAVPLTIIFSLLFAVLLFRIKWLSGFFRTVYFLPFVTSTIAISMVWTWIFNARSGLANYFLGLVGIHPIDWLNDPKYAMLTLIIISIWKGLGFNIILLMAGLGNIDKRYMNAARIDGANAWQIFWHVTLPQLSPTILFVFINGVIVDFKVFDEVFAVFGGQPGPAQSAMTMVFYIYQQFYVMNQYGRAAAASVILFIMILIVTVLQLLISRHFDYRRPTKVRKAKGGVSL; encoded by the coding sequence ATGATGAATGCTAAGCAAACTTGGAAAGGCTCAATCAAGGGCTGGCTGTATATTCTGCCAATGCTGATCGGTATTGCTATTTTTAGTATTTACCCGATTCTAAAATCCTTCTCCATGTCATTTTACACAGATTATCAATTTCTCACTGATACGGTATTGGCTCGCGGGTGGGGAAATTTTACATATCTATTCTCTGATGGCGATTTTCATCTGGCGGTAGTTAATACGCTTATTTATGTTGCAGGGGCAGTACCCTTGACGATTATTTTTTCGCTACTGTTTGCAGTTTTGCTGTTCAGGATTAAATGGCTGTCCGGATTTTTCCGTACAGTCTATTTTTTGCCTTTTGTTACATCTACGATTGCGATTTCAATGGTCTGGACTTGGATATTTAATGCGCGGTCCGGACTGGCTAACTATTTTTTGGGCCTGGTAGGTATTCATCCCATCGATTGGCTGAATGATCCTAAATATGCCATGCTGACTTTGATTATTATTTCTATCTGGAAAGGATTGGGATTCAATATCATTCTCCTTATGGCTGGTTTAGGTAATATTGATAAACGATATATGAATGCTGCTCGAATCGATGGTGCTAATGCTTGGCAGATTTTCTGGCACGTTACTTTGCCACAATTGTCACCGACTATTTTATTTGTCTTCATCAATGGCGTAATCGTTGATTTTAAAGTTTTTGATGAGGTTTTTGCGGTATTTGGCGGCCAGCCCGGCCCAGCCCAATCTGCGATGACGATGGTCTTTTATATTTATCAGCAGTTTTATGTCATGAATCAATATGGCAGAGCAGCTGCGGCATCTGTGATCTTGTTTATCATGATTTTAATTGTCACTGTTTTACAATTACTGATTTCACGGCATTTTGATTACCGTCGTCCCACAAAGGTTAGGAAAGCAAAGGGAGGCGTTTCCCTATGA
- a CDS encoding ABC transporter ATP-binding protein, with amino-acid sequence MKLVAKNLTLAYEAGQNIIDDINFEIEDHKLVSLLGPSGSGKSTILNMIAGLLTPTAGEIYFGEQNVTKLTVSNRNIGMVFQNYALYPNMTVRNNIGFPLKIAKIARNKRQEEIERLAKLVHVDDQLDKRPGELSGGQQQRVAIARALARKPAVLLLDEPLSNLDAKLRTEMREEIARIQHETGVTTIFVTHDQNEAMHISDKIMLLSDGTIQQYAVPNDLYDRPANLFTAKFIGDPQINTFDQPQALAYLQKYFAKPVKTIGIRPDALSTIKTTGSVALPVTLKSYSKYGAEELSRFDFFSVELDGENVDGVSDTQIGQALEVYVPLTQIHGFDDQDQHVDVIQPSAKILEANR; translated from the coding sequence TTGAAGCTTGTTGCGAAGAACCTGACATTAGCCTATGAGGCCGGTCAAAACATTATTGACGATATCAATTTCGAAATTGAGGATCATAAACTTGTTTCGTTGCTGGGGCCTTCTGGTTCTGGTAAATCAACGATTTTAAATATGATTGCAGGTTTATTAACACCAACTGCAGGTGAAATATATTTCGGTGAGCAGAATGTGACCAAATTGACAGTCTCTAACCGAAATATTGGTATGGTTTTTCAAAATTATGCCCTTTATCCAAATATGACGGTCAGGAATAATATCGGCTTCCCACTTAAAATTGCCAAAATTGCTAGAAATAAACGTCAAGAGGAAATAGAGAGGCTAGCCAAACTTGTCCATGTTGATGATCAGCTGGACAAACGGCCTGGTGAACTTTCTGGCGGTCAGCAGCAGCGTGTCGCAATCGCCAGAGCGTTAGCCAGAAAACCAGCCGTACTTTTATTAGATGAGCCTTTATCTAATTTGGATGCCAAATTAAGAACTGAAATGCGGGAAGAGATTGCGCGTATCCAACATGAGACTGGTGTTACGACTATTTTTGTCACGCATGATCAGAATGAGGCTATGCATATTTCTGATAAAATTATGCTCTTGTCTGATGGCACGATTCAACAGTATGCTGTGCCCAATGACCTCTATGATCGGCCGGCCAATTTGTTCACGGCCAAATTTATTGGAGATCCGCAAATCAATACCTTTGATCAGCCGCAAGCTTTGGCTTATCTACAAAAGTATTTTGCAAAACCCGTTAAAACCATTGGCATTCGTCCAGATGCGCTCTCGACAATTAAGACTACAGGCAGTGTTGCTTTGCCGGTAACATTGAAATCCTATTCTAAATATGGTGCTGAGGAATTGTCTCGTTTTGATTTTTTCTCTGTTGAACTTGATGGTGAAAATGTGGATGGCGTCAGCGATACACAAATCGGTCAAGCATTAGAAGTATATGTTCCCTTAACGCAAATTCATGGCTTTGACGATCAGGATCAGCACGTTGATGTTATCCAACCCTCGGCCAAGATTCTTGAGGCCAATCGTTAA
- the ssb gene encoding single-stranded DNA-binding protein encodes MINRVVLVGRLTRDVELRYTGSGDAVGSFTIAVERNFTNRAGEREADFISCVIWRKPAENFANFTGKGAMIAVEGRLQTRSYDNNQGQKVYVTEVVVDNFQLLETRAQSEARRSQNGSSAAPQQNQNNFKIPAQQSNPFDAQFNNQSQSSSANNDQSSASSPFDTDAGNNSVDISDDDLPF; translated from the coding sequence ATGATCAATCGAGTTGTATTAGTTGGCAGATTAACCCGTGATGTTGAATTACGCTATACCGGGAGCGGTGATGCGGTTGGCTCGTTTACGATTGCAGTTGAAAGAAATTTTACAAATCGTGCCGGTGAACGTGAAGCGGATTTTATTAGTTGTGTTATTTGGCGCAAACCAGCAGAAAACTTTGCCAATTTTACAGGCAAAGGTGCCATGATTGCTGTCGAAGGACGTTTGCAAACGCGAAGTTATGATAATAATCAAGGTCAGAAAGTTTATGTGACTGAAGTTGTTGTAGATAATTTCCAGTTATTAGAGACGCGGGCTCAATCTGAAGCTCGCCGTTCTCAAAATGGCAGTTCCGCGGCGCCTCAGCAGAACCAGAATAATTTTAAAATCCCGGCTCAGCAGTCAAATCCGTTTGACGCGCAATTTAACAATCAATCACAGTCAAGCTCAGCTAATAATGATCAATCTAGTGCTTCCAGCCCCTTTGATACAGATGCTGGAAACAATTCGGTTGATATCTCGGATGATGATCTCCCATTCTAA
- a CDS encoding DHH family phosphoesterase, with translation MKKYSNLPAFIKNYRVIYLIGIFLLLAISGFVFSLRFGPIISVIWVAFVILAALLLYSLISSLGVDFQTYMTNLYGRVSISQTSALDQMPIGVMLLNSNGEIEWVNENLLNVIGDRSVIGKNIKDADPELNQFVQANKDSGPAEISWRDGKFSLQVQGNGRAIFLLDLTDVSKYELLYQNDRLFYGLINVDNYEEVIQDATDSDSSRLIAFISGRLDNWAKKYHLFLRRISADRYLFFGRLPNLKQLEDDRFSILDEIREESLKQNMPLSLSVGIAYGISDLNNLADLAHRNLDLALGRGGDQVVIRDNENPAIYYGGTSNPMAKRTRVRARMIDQALSDLLNNTDVVFICGHQNPDMDSLGAALGIWRMSRLHDLPAYIVIDEQNLQRDVKLVTTKFSEEIAAANAKIKEQAAASDDNQPPKLIEYPFISEKKAMALASDQSLLVLVDHSRPTISAAGQLLDRLKSSLVVIDHHRIADEGFAEKPLLFYVEQYASSTSELVTELLGYEDRRKSPLTKVEATALLGGIQLDTKGFTAHSGSRTFDAASFLRAAGADTQLLRSFGKESKEDLLVKAHLLELTDLNENIATVVGENEIDYNSVLAAQVADELLKIQGASASFVITRRPDKKVGVSARSDGSVNVQLIMEKIGGGGSLSNAAAQIETDNIVEVKQQLEKVIFDSSDEKK, from the coding sequence ATGAAGAAATATTCAAATTTACCTGCCTTCATAAAAAATTATCGCGTCATCTATCTGATTGGCATTTTTTTGTTGCTGGCAATTAGTGGTTTCGTTTTTTCATTACGTTTTGGTCCGATTATTTCTGTCATATGGGTCGCGTTTGTCATTTTGGCTGCATTGCTCCTGTATAGCTTGATAAGTTCTTTAGGTGTTGACTTTCAGACATATATGACCAACCTGTATGGGCGAGTGTCTATTTCTCAAACAAGCGCGTTGGATCAAATGCCTATCGGTGTTATGCTGCTCAATTCAAACGGGGAAATTGAATGGGTGAATGAGAATCTTTTGAATGTCATTGGTGATCGGTCGGTTATCGGCAAAAATATAAAAGATGCTGATCCTGAGCTTAATCAATTTGTACAAGCTAATAAAGATAGCGGGCCGGCCGAAATCAGCTGGCGGGATGGTAAGTTCTCTCTTCAGGTTCAAGGAAATGGTCGAGCAATATTCCTTCTTGATCTAACAGACGTATCTAAATATGAACTGTTGTATCAAAATGACCGACTTTTTTACGGTTTAATCAACGTTGATAATTATGAAGAAGTTATTCAAGATGCAACGGATTCTGATTCAAGTCGTTTGATAGCATTTATTTCTGGCAGACTCGATAATTGGGCGAAAAAGTATCATTTGTTTTTACGACGGATATCAGCAGATCGTTATCTTTTTTTTGGACGTTTGCCAAATTTAAAGCAGCTTGAAGACGATCGTTTTTCTATTTTGGATGAGATACGAGAAGAATCTTTAAAACAAAACATGCCTTTGTCTTTATCGGTCGGTATTGCATATGGTATTTCAGATTTAAATAACTTAGCTGATTTAGCACATCGAAATCTAGACTTAGCCTTAGGCCGAGGCGGCGATCAGGTTGTGATTCGCGACAACGAAAATCCAGCTATCTATTATGGCGGGACCTCAAATCCAATGGCCAAAAGAACACGAGTCAGAGCGCGTATGATTGATCAGGCTTTGTCGGATTTGCTAAACAACACTGATGTTGTCTTTATTTGCGGTCACCAAAATCCAGACATGGATTCTCTTGGTGCAGCTTTAGGCATCTGGCGAATGAGCCGTTTGCATGATTTGCCTGCCTACATTGTGATTGACGAACAAAATCTGCAGCGTGATGTCAAACTAGTCACGACAAAATTTAGCGAAGAAATTGCAGCTGCGAATGCCAAAATTAAAGAGCAGGCAGCAGCTTCTGACGACAATCAGCCGCCTAAACTCATCGAGTATCCCTTCATTTCAGAAAAGAAAGCGATGGCGCTTGCCAGTGACCAAAGCCTTCTCGTACTCGTGGATCATTCTCGGCCGACCATTTCAGCTGCCGGACAACTTTTGGACCGATTAAAGTCTTCTTTGGTCGTGATTGATCATCACCGAATTGCTGATGAAGGTTTTGCTGAAAAACCACTGCTTTTCTATGTTGAACAATATGCCTCATCTACCTCTGAATTGGTTACTGAACTCTTAGGTTACGAGGATCGCCGCAAATCACCATTAACTAAAGTCGAGGCGACAGCATTGTTAGGCGGCATCCAGCTGGATACCAAGGGCTTTACAGCTCACAGCGGGTCAAGAACTTTTGATGCTGCTAGTTTTTTAAGGGCTGCTGGCGCTGATACACAATTATTGCGGAGCTTCGGTAAGGAATCCAAGGAAGATTTGCTAGTTAAAGCACATTTGTTAGAATTAACTGATCTAAACGAAAATATTGCAACCGTTGTTGGTGAAAATGAGATTGACTATAATTCTGTTTTAGCTGCTCAGGTTGCGGATGAACTCTTAAAAATTCAAGGCGCATCTGCCAGCTTTGTCATTACTCGCCGACCAGATAAGAAAGTTGGTGTTTCCGCTAGATCAGATGGCAGTGTTAATGTTCAATTGATTATGGAAAAAATTGGCGGCGGCGGATCGTTATCTAATGCAGCGGCACAAATCGAGACTGATAATATTGTTGAGGTTAAGCAGCAGTTGGAGAAAGTTATTTTTGATTCATCAGATGAAAAGAAATAG
- the dnaB gene encoding replicative DNA helicase, which yields MADSLMDNRIPQEIQTEKALLSAFFYTNGLSQQQDVLDRMLGIISEDDFYDPKNKKVFQAINELLSDDKIVEPLTVSDQMKTDKSLDMVGGEGFISEILLADGTIANVENYAKAVHEKATQRRLIDLFNQGNGLAHDPSSQSQDLIANVRAKLDSIEDQSENTDFIELKNSLSKTIDNLNNSAKNNSILREGALPSXYAYLDKLTKGWQPNNLIILAARPAVGKTAFALNLAINAAKSKEIGKKTVVVFNMEMDDQSLSTRILAANARVPMDKLMTGKDLTQSTNGQVDPNADWTRIMLANERLSRLNIHLDTTPGIRINEIRAKLRNLQSQSQREDPEGGIGLVIIDYLQLIESDVTESRQQAVAAISRSLKKLAGELDLPIIALSQLSRGVEGRTTKRPMLSDLRDSGAIEQDADIVMFLYRDDYYDQNGHSEDDEDFDESAIPDRGPVELIVSKNRQGANDTVKLMFDRSIQFYGNLDPHNS from the coding sequence ATGGCAGATTCATTAATGGACAATAGAATTCCACAGGAAATTCAGACTGAAAAAGCATTGCTTTCAGCTTTTTTTTATACCAATGGTCTCAGCCAGCAGCAGGACGTTTTGGATCGCATGCTGGGGATTATTTCCGAAGATGATTTTTATGATCCTAAAAATAAAAAAGTTTTTCAAGCGATTAATGAACTGCTAAGTGATGATAAAATTGTTGAGCCCCTAACTGTATCGGATCAAATGAAAACCGACAAGAGTCTGGATATGGTCGGCGGGGAAGGTTTTATTTCGGAAATCCTGCTGGCTGACGGTACGATAGCCAACGTTGAAAACTATGCTAAGGCGGTTCATGAAAAGGCCACTCAACGGCGCTTGATTGATTTATTCAACCAAGGCAACGGTTTGGCACACGATCCCTCTTCTCAATCGCAAGATCTTATTGCTAATGTGCGAGCAAAACTAGATTCAATCGAAGATCAATCTGAGAATACTGATTTTATTGAACTGAAAAACTCACTTAGTAAAACAATCGATAACTTAAATAATTCCGCAAAAAACAATTCTATCCTGCGTGAAGGCGCTTTGCCTAGCGKTTATGCCTACTTGGACAAACTTACAAAGGGTTGGCAGCCGAATAACCTCATTATCCTAGCAGCACGTCCCGCCGTTGGTAAAACTGCTTTCGCTTTAAATCTAGCAATTAATGCTGCTAAATCTAAGGAGATTGGTAAAAAAACTGTTGTCGTCTTTAACATGGAAATGGATGACCAATCCTTATCAACACGAATTTTAGCTGCTAATGCACGTGTACCCATGGACAAATTGATGACTGGTAAAGATTTGACTCAATCTACTAACGGGCAGGTGGATCCGAATGCCGATTGGACGCGGATTATGCTGGCTAACGAAAGATTGAGTCGGTTGAATATTCACTTAGACACAACTCCAGGAATCCGCATCAATGAGATCCGTGCCAAATTGCGTAATCTGCAATCACAGTCGCAAAGAGAAGACCCGGAAGGCGGTATCGGACTTGTGATTATCGATTATCTGCAGCTGATCGAGTCCGATGTGACTGAATCTCGGCAGCAAGCCGTCGCTGCGATTTCACGTTCATTAAAAAAATTAGCCGGTGAATTGGATTTGCCGATTATTGCTTTGTCCCAATTATCCCGAGGCGTTGAAGGCAGGACGACAAAACGGCCGATGCTGTCTGATTTGCGTGATTCTGGCGCGATTGAGCAGGATGCTGATATCGTGATGTTCTTGTATCGTGACGATTACTATGATCAGAACGGCCATTCAGAAGATGATGAAGATTTTGATGAATCAGCTATCCCGGATCGCGGGCCAGTTGAACTGATTGTTTCAAAGAACAGACAGGGTGCCAATGATACGGTTAAACTCATGTTTGATCGAAGCATTCAATTCTACGGCAATTTGGATCCGCATAACAGTTAG
- a CDS encoding carbohydrate ABC transporter permease, giving the protein MNNMQQTRLKTKKKIDIITVLVYLLVIAGAIVMVIPFIWMLSTAVKTQSESIEVPPIWIPKVFHFENFVSAWQAAPFATYMMNSVFVTVATTALQLFTSILAAFGFAKLNFKGKNLLFILLLATMMVPGEMLIIPNYVTLAKVGLINTYGALIIPWIASFFSVFALRQSFQSVPDSVYYSAKIDGSSDWRFLWRILVPMSRSSIVAVTMLQVIGSWNSFMWPLIVTNSDSLRTLPVGLQSFMTESGIQYPQLMAATTFVILPMAVLYLFLQKYIIAGISRSGLKG; this is encoded by the coding sequence ATGAATAATATGCAGCAGACCAGGTTGAAGACAAAAAAAAAGATCGATATTATTACGGTTCTGGTGTACTTGCTTGTTATCGCAGGCGCTATTGTCATGGTGATACCCTTCATTTGGATGCTTTCGACCGCCGTAAAAACACAATCAGAGTCGATTGAAGTACCTCCGATTTGGATTCCAAAAGTATTCCATTTTGAAAACTTTGTTAGTGCGTGGCAGGCAGCGCCCTTTGCAACTTACATGATGAATTCAGTCTTTGTGACAGTTGCAACAACAGCCTTACAGTTATTTACGAGCATTTTGGCAGCCTTCGGCTTTGCGAAACTTAATTTTAAAGGTAAAAATTTATTATTCATTCTGTTATTGGCAACTATGATGGTGCCTGGCGAAATGTTGATTATTCCAAATTATGTGACGCTTGCTAAAGTAGGTTTGATTAATACTTATGGCGCTCTGATCATACCGTGGATTGCAAGTTTTTTCTCGGTATTTGCTTTACGTCAAAGTTTTCAGTCGGTTCCTGATTCTGTTTATTATTCAGCAAAAATTGATGGATCTTCTGATTGGCGTTTTCTATGGCGAATTTTAGTTCCAATGAGCAGGTCATCGATTGTCGCTGTCACAATGCTGCAAGTAATTGGTTCATGGAATAGTTTTATGTGGCCATTGATTGTTACTAATAGCGACAGTCTCAGGACTTTGCCAGTCGGATTGCAGTCTTTTATGACTGAATCAGGCATTCAATATCCACAGTTGATGGCGGCAACGACTTTTGTCATTCTGCCGATGGCAGTACTATACTTATTCCTGCAAAAGTATATTATTGCAGGAATTTCAAGATCAGGATTGAAAGGATAA
- the rplI gene encoding 50S ribosomal protein L9: MKVIFLQNVKNQGKIGDIKEVPDGYANNFLIKNKKAVYASPENVSKLHGQQNLEAKQAAKVLADAQQLKETLASPKTIVQFAEHVGPDGRLNGSVTAKEIADQLAKQYQLSVDKRKLDLSQPIKTVGLHEIPAKLHQKVSASIKVNISQLD; the protein is encoded by the coding sequence ATGAAAGTTATTTTTTTACAAAACGTCAAAAACCAAGGGAAAATTGGTGACATTAAAGAGGTTCCCGATGGATATGCAAATAATTTTTTAATTAAGAATAAAAAAGCCGTCTACGCTTCTCCTGAAAATGTCTCAAAATTACATGGACAACAAAATTTAGAAGCAAAGCAGGCTGCTAAGGTTTTGGCTGATGCACAACAACTCAAAGAGACATTAGCTTCGCCAAAAACAATTGTGCAATTTGCAGAACACGTGGGTCCTGATGGCCGTTTGAACGGTTCTGTGACTGCGAAAGAAATTGCCGATCAATTGGCAAAACAGTACCAATTAAGCGTTGACAAGCGTAAATTGGACCTTTCACAGCCGATTAAGACGGTTGGCCTGCATGAAATTCCGGCAAAGCTTCATCAAAAAGTCTCAGCCTCAATCAAAGTCAATATTTCGCAGCTGGATTAA